A window of the Rhodoluna limnophila genome harbors these coding sequences:
- the uvrA gene encoding excinuclease ABC subunit UvrA yields MPITPISHENKLVIKGARVHNLKNVNLEVPRDAMVVFTGLSGSGKSSLAFDTIFAEGQRRYVESLSAYARQFLGQVDRPDVDFIEGLSPAVSIDQKSTNRNPRSTVGTITEIHDYLRLLWARVGVPYCAECGEKIVKQTPQQIVDQILELPEGTRFQILAQIVDQKKGEFVDLFKELNGQGFARAVVDGEIVQLADAKPLKKTFKHDISVVIDRLVAKPEIIGRLADSVETGLKLAGGRILVDLVDEPAGPGKTRVFSEKMSCPNEHPLSLTEIEPRTFSFNAPFGACPQCSGLGVKQAVDAELVIGDPDASINGGVILPWSTQGKGLFHYFSRMLEGLADDLEFSLDTPWKKLPEEVQQAVLHGNNFDVQVKWKNKYGRELRYTTGFEGVLGYIERKYLESENDYARAKWSGFLREIPCPACAGQRLKPEVLAVKVAGVSIADVAAMSLGEAVKFFETIVLDERDVKIAAQVLREIRARLDFLMAVGLDYLSLERAAGSLSGGEAQRIRLATQIGSGLTGVLYVLDEPSIGLHQRDNRRLIDTLIKLRDLGNTLIVVEHDEDTIKASDWVVDIGPGAGVNGGEVVHSGPYAALLNNQNSLTGAFLSGREAIITPKKRRSIDPKRKLKVVGARENNLQNVDVEFPLGVLTAVTGVSGSGKSSLVNDVLYEVLANSLNGAKGVAGRHTRIEGIELLDKVVHVDQNPIGRTPRSNPATYTGVFDHIRKLFAETQESKARGYQQGRFSFNVKGGRCESCSGDGTLKIEMNFLPDVYVACEVCHGARYNRETLQVLYKGKNIAEVLEMPIAEAAEFFAPISSIARYLETLVEVGLGYVRLGQSATTLSGGEAQRVKLATELQRRSNGRSIYVLDEPTTGLHFEDVRKLLLVLNGLVEKGNTVLVIEHNLDVIKSSDWIIDMGPEGGSRGGQVVAIGTPEQVAANQKSFTGGFLKELLS; encoded by the coding sequence ATGCCGATTACACCGATAAGCCACGAAAACAAGCTCGTCATCAAGGGTGCTCGAGTTCACAATCTTAAAAACGTGAATCTTGAGGTGCCCCGTGACGCCATGGTTGTCTTCACTGGACTAAGTGGTTCCGGTAAGTCATCGTTGGCATTTGACACCATCTTTGCTGAGGGTCAGCGTCGATACGTTGAATCGCTGTCGGCCTATGCCAGACAATTTCTGGGTCAGGTTGACCGACCAGATGTTGACTTTATAGAGGGTTTGAGCCCGGCAGTTTCGATCGATCAGAAGTCCACAAATCGAAACCCTCGGTCAACGGTTGGAACCATCACCGAGATTCACGACTACTTGCGCCTGCTCTGGGCTCGCGTCGGTGTGCCTTACTGCGCCGAATGCGGCGAGAAGATTGTCAAGCAGACCCCGCAACAGATTGTCGACCAAATTCTTGAATTACCTGAGGGCACTCGGTTTCAGATTCTTGCCCAAATAGTCGACCAAAAAAAGGGCGAGTTCGTTGATCTGTTCAAAGAGCTTAACGGGCAAGGTTTTGCCCGCGCTGTGGTTGACGGCGAGATTGTGCAGCTAGCTGACGCCAAACCACTAAAGAAGACGTTCAAGCACGACATCTCAGTAGTCATCGACCGACTGGTGGCAAAGCCAGAGATTATTGGTCGCCTAGCTGATTCGGTCGAAACCGGCCTCAAACTAGCCGGAGGGCGCATCCTTGTTGACCTTGTCGACGAGCCGGCTGGACCGGGGAAGACCCGGGTTTTCAGTGAGAAAATGTCGTGCCCGAATGAACACCCGCTAAGCCTCACCGAGATTGAACCTAGAACTTTCTCCTTCAACGCCCCGTTCGGTGCTTGCCCTCAATGTTCTGGCCTCGGAGTAAAGCAGGCGGTAGACGCCGAACTCGTCATCGGTGATCCAGACGCAAGCATTAATGGGGGAGTAATCCTGCCTTGGTCGACCCAGGGAAAGGGTTTGTTTCACTATTTCTCGCGAATGCTTGAAGGTCTAGCCGACGACCTGGAGTTCTCGCTTGACACCCCTTGGAAGAAGCTTCCCGAAGAGGTTCAGCAGGCCGTTCTCCATGGAAACAACTTCGATGTTCAGGTGAAGTGGAAGAACAAGTATGGACGCGAACTGCGCTACACCACCGGATTCGAGGGTGTTTTGGGCTATATCGAGCGCAAATACCTTGAGTCTGAAAACGACTACGCCAGGGCTAAATGGTCAGGTTTTCTGAGGGAAATTCCTTGTCCAGCATGTGCTGGACAACGCCTCAAGCCTGAAGTTCTGGCTGTAAAGGTGGCTGGCGTAAGCATTGCCGACGTAGCCGCGATGAGCCTCGGTGAAGCGGTTAAGTTCTTCGAAACCATCGTTCTAGACGAGCGCGACGTAAAAATTGCGGCTCAGGTCCTTCGCGAAATCAGGGCCAGGTTGGACTTTTTGATGGCCGTCGGTCTCGACTACCTATCACTGGAGCGCGCCGCCGGTTCGCTTTCGGGCGGTGAGGCGCAGCGCATTCGATTGGCTACGCAAATTGGTTCTGGCCTAACCGGTGTTTTGTACGTTCTCGATGAGCCTTCGATCGGTCTTCACCAGCGCGACAATCGCAGACTCATCGACACCCTGATTAAACTTCGAGACCTTGGCAACACCTTGATTGTTGTCGAACATGACGAGGACACCATCAAGGCCTCTGACTGGGTGGTCGACATTGGCCCAGGTGCCGGTGTTAACGGTGGTGAGGTGGTTCACAGTGGCCCTTATGCAGCCCTGCTAAATAATCAAAACTCGCTAACCGGTGCATTCCTGTCCGGACGTGAGGCCATCATTACGCCAAAGAAGCGCCGGTCAATTGACCCAAAGCGCAAGTTGAAGGTAGTCGGTGCACGCGAAAACAATCTGCAAAATGTTGACGTGGAATTCCCTCTGGGCGTTCTGACTGCGGTGACGGGTGTCAGCGGATCAGGAAAGTCCTCGCTGGTCAACGACGTGCTCTACGAAGTTCTGGCCAACAGCCTGAACGGAGCCAAGGGCGTAGCTGGCCGTCACACTCGCATCGAGGGAATCGAACTTCTCGACAAGGTTGTGCACGTCGACCAAAACCCAATTGGTCGAACTCCACGTTCAAATCCGGCAACCTACACCGGTGTTTTCGACCACATAAGAAAGCTGTTTGCTGAGACCCAAGAGTCAAAAGCCAGGGGATACCAGCAGGGTCGATTCTCGTTCAACGTAAAGGGTGGGCGCTGTGAATCCTGCTCGGGTGACGGAACCCTGAAAATTGAGATGAACTTTCTGCCGGACGTCTACGTGGCCTGCGAGGTTTGCCACGGCGCGCGCTACAACCGTGAGACGCTCCAGGTTCTCTACAAGGGCAAGAACATCGCCGAGGTGCTTGAAATGCCAATCGCCGAAGCCGCTGAATTCTTTGCACCGATAAGCTCAATCGCCCGATACCTCGAGACTCTTGTCGAAGTTGGTTTGGGTTATGTTCGCCTCGGCCAGAGTGCAACCACCCTCTCAGGCGGAGAGGCCCAGCGTGTCAAGCTGGCCACCGAACTGCAACGCAGATCTAACGGCCGAAGCATATATGTTTTGGATGAACCAACCACCGGTCTCCACTTCGAGGATGTTCGAAAGCTCCTATTGGTGCTGAATGGTCTGGTTGAAAAGGGCAACACCGTGTTAGTCATTGAACACAACCTGGATGTAATCAAGTCATCCGACTGGATTATTGACATGGGCCCAGAGGGCGGATCACGCGGTGGTCAAGTGGTTGCCATCGGAACACCAGAACAGGTAGCAGCTAACCAGAAATCATTCACAGGCGGATTCCTCAAGGAGCTGCTCAGCTAA
- the uvrB gene encoding excinuclease ABC subunit UvrB, translating into MEATRSFAPFQVISEYTPSGDQPTAIADLAARINAGEKDVVLLGATGTGKSATTAWLIEAVQRPTLVLAHNKTLAAQLVNEFRELLPNNAVEYFVSYYDYYQPEAYVAQTDTFIEKDSSINEEVERLRYSATTSLLSRRDVVVVSTVSCIYGLGAPEEYLNSRVSLQVGQQIDRDDLIRKFVSMQYARNDIDFSRGNFRVKGDTIEIIPVNEEMAIRIEFFGDEIEALYSLFPLTGEIAKTESAVSIFPASLYMAGPDRMGKAIEGIEEELVWRVKELESQGKLLEAQRLKMRTTFDLEMINELGFCSGIENYSRHIDGREPGSAPSCLLDYFPEDFLTVIDESHVTVPQIGAMYEGDSSRKRNLVEYGFRLPSALDNRPLKFSEFQERVGQTVYLSATPGKYEMNLGAGIVEQIIRPTGLIDPEIVIKPSKGQIDDLLEEIRIRAAKDERVLVTTLTKKMAEELTDFLTEAGVRVRYLHSDVDTLRRVELLRELRSGVFDVLIGINLLREGLDLPEVSLVSILDADKEGFLRSTTSLIQTIGRAARNINGQVHMYADNLTDSMARAIEETNRRRAKQVAYNKAHGVDPQPLRKKIADITDQILREEQDTAELLEKASKKKTRDGKSVIPVKSRKGIASMAQEEILSIIVDLDAQMKEAAVELKFELAARLRDEISELKHELRQMEKAGHV; encoded by the coding sequence ATGGAAGCAACCAGATCTTTTGCACCTTTCCAGGTGATTAGCGAGTACACACCCTCGGGCGACCAGCCAACCGCAATTGCTGACCTTGCCGCTCGGATAAATGCCGGCGAGAAGGACGTTGTACTGCTCGGTGCTACCGGAACTGGTAAATCCGCCACTACCGCCTGGCTTATTGAAGCCGTGCAGCGGCCAACCTTGGTCTTGGCTCACAACAAGACCTTGGCCGCTCAGCTGGTCAATGAATTCCGTGAATTGTTGCCAAATAATGCCGTTGAGTACTTCGTAAGTTACTACGACTACTACCAGCCAGAAGCCTATGTGGCTCAGACCGATACATTCATTGAAAAGGACTCCTCAATCAACGAGGAAGTTGAGCGCCTTCGCTACTCGGCAACCACAAGTTTGTTGAGTCGCCGCGATGTAGTTGTAGTGAGCACTGTTTCTTGCATTTATGGCCTCGGTGCTCCTGAGGAGTATCTAAATTCTCGGGTTTCACTTCAGGTTGGGCAACAAATTGACCGAGATGACCTAATCCGCAAATTCGTTTCTATGCAGTACGCCCGTAACGACATCGATTTTTCACGCGGAAACTTCCGGGTCAAGGGTGACACCATCGAAATCATCCCGGTGAACGAGGAGATGGCAATTCGCATCGAATTCTTCGGTGACGAAATTGAGGCTCTCTACTCGCTGTTTCCGCTTACAGGCGAGATTGCGAAAACAGAATCGGCTGTTTCGATTTTCCCAGCCTCCCTCTACATGGCTGGGCCAGACCGCATGGGTAAAGCCATCGAGGGTATCGAAGAAGAGTTAGTTTGGCGCGTCAAAGAGCTAGAGAGCCAGGGCAAGCTACTCGAAGCTCAGCGCTTGAAAATGAGAACCACGTTTGACTTAGAAATGATCAACGAACTTGGATTCTGCTCGGGCATCGAGAACTACTCTCGGCACATCGACGGGCGAGAGCCAGGCTCGGCACCTAGTTGCCTCTTGGATTACTTCCCAGAAGACTTCCTTACCGTCATCGACGAGTCGCACGTGACGGTGCCGCAGATCGGTGCCATGTATGAGGGTGACTCAAGCCGCAAGCGAAACCTAGTCGAGTATGGTTTTCGCCTGCCCTCGGCACTTGACAATCGACCGCTAAAATTTAGCGAATTTCAGGAGCGAGTGGGCCAGACGGTCTACCTATCCGCCACCCCAGGCAAGTACGAAATGAACCTCGGGGCCGGGATCGTCGAACAAATTATTCGCCCAACCGGTCTGATTGATCCAGAAATTGTGATCAAGCCGAGCAAGGGTCAAATCGATGATCTGCTCGAAGAGATTCGTATACGTGCGGCCAAAGACGAGCGAGTCTTGGTGACTACTCTCACCAAGAAGATGGCAGAAGAACTTACCGATTTCTTGACCGAGGCTGGAGTCAGGGTTCGCTACCTACACTCCGATGTCGACACCCTGCGCCGAGTGGAATTGCTTCGCGAACTACGCAGTGGTGTCTTCGACGTCCTGATCGGAATTAACCTGCTCAGGGAAGGCTTGGACTTACCCGAAGTTTCACTGGTCAGCATTTTGGACGCAGATAAAGAGGGCTTCCTTCGGTCGACGACGTCGCTCATTCAGACCATTGGACGTGCTGCACGAAACATCAACGGCCAAGTGCATATGTATGCCGACAACCTCACCGATTCAATGGCGCGGGCGATCGAAGAGACCAATCGAAGGCGAGCCAAGCAGGTTGCCTACAACAAGGCTCACGGCGTGGACCCGCAACCACTGCGGAAGAAAATTGCTGACATCACCGATCAGATTTTGCGCGAAGAGCAGGACACTGCCGAACTGCTCGAGAAGGCCAGCAAGAAGAAGACCCGTGACGGTAAATCGGTGATTCCGGTTAAATCACGCAAGGGCATCGCGTCCATGGCCCAGGAAGAAATACTCTCAATCATCGTGGACCTCGATGCGCAGATGAAAGAAGCCGCCGTCGAACTCAAATTTGAACTAGCTGCTCGCCTTCGAGATGAAATATCTGAACTCAAACATGAGCTTCGGCAAATGGAAAAAGCTGGACACGTTTAG
- the coaE gene encoding dephospho-CoA kinase, with amino-acid sequence MYLVGLTGGIAAGKSTVADFWTRQGAIEVDADALAREAVAPGTPGAAKILDVFGSSVFNSDGTLNRSTLGELVFNDREKREQLEAIVHPIVKTLAKERVAAFPEDSIVVYNVPLLVEASVDLPFDLVVTVEAPIEKQLDRLVKIRGLSQQEAAARIASQASPAQRANVADVILNSNQDLILLLKDAELLWHRIEREASAKFSA; translated from the coding sequence ATGTACTTAGTTGGCCTAACCGGGGGAATAGCGGCCGGAAAATCAACGGTTGCTGATTTCTGGACTCGACAGGGCGCGATCGAAGTTGATGCCGACGCTCTTGCTCGCGAGGCAGTAGCACCGGGAACGCCCGGGGCGGCAAAGATACTCGACGTTTTCGGCAGCTCGGTCTTCAACTCTGACGGAACGCTAAATCGCTCGACGCTGGGTGAACTTGTGTTCAACGACCGAGAAAAGCGTGAACAGTTGGAGGCGATTGTGCATCCGATCGTTAAGACTCTGGCCAAGGAGCGCGTAGCTGCATTTCCAGAGGACTCAATCGTTGTCTACAACGTGCCGCTATTAGTAGAAGCCTCGGTTGACCTACCGTTTGACCTTGTTGTGACCGTTGAAGCCCCGATTGAGAAACAACTCGATCGGCTAGTCAAGATTCGTGGCCTTAGTCAGCAGGAGGCTGCCGCACGCATCGCCTCTCAAGCCAGCCCAGCGCAACGAGCCAATGTTGCTGACGTGATTTTGAACTCAAACCAAGATCTCATTTTGCTCCTCAAGGATGCCGAGCTGCTATGGCACCGAATCGAACGGGAAGCCTCAGCCAAGTTTTCTGCTTGA